In the genome of Candidatus Brocadiaceae bacterium, the window CCGCCCGCCGCACCGGCTGCCGCTCCCTGCGCCAGAGCGGCCTGCTGGCCATCTACGACGGCCAGACCACCATCGAGGAGATCTCCCGCTCCACCATCGCCGAGTAACCGGCGGCACGAGGAGATCCAGATCGCTGGCATCCTCAGATTCGCCCCGAACGACGGCCCCAAAGACGCGCACGTCGCGGGCGCCGTGCGTGGCGGCGATACGGAGGATCGCTTCGCGTCTCTTCACTATGTCGGAGTAAGCAGCCATCGAATCCACCTTCACGGGAAACGATGCCGTTCTACCACCCGAGCCCGTGCTGCCTCCACCTGTCGATGGCCCGCTCACGCGCCGGCGAGAAGCATCTCGATGCCGCGGCGCACGATCATGACGCCGATGGCCGCCAGGAGCAGGCTGGCCAGCTTCGAGAGGGCCTTCGAGCCCGCCTTGCCCAGCACCCGGTTCAGCCCCGGCGAGACCCAGAACAGCCCCCCGGCGATCAGCACGTTCACCGTCAGCGCCGCGGCCGTCGGCACGATCCCGTGCTGATTCAGCAGCAGCAGGGACGTTGTCAGGACGGCCGGCCCTGCGATGAGCGGTACCCCGAGCGGCACGGCCCCCAGGCTGTCCGGATCGACCTGCCGCTCCGTCTTCTCCACCGTCACCAGGTCGCGCACGGACAGCACGAACAGCAGCGTGCCGCCGGCCACCATGAAGTCGGCGATCGAGACTCCCAGCAGCGCGAGCACCGCCTTGCCCACGGCCAGGAACAGCAGCCCCACGGCCAGGGCGACCACCAGCGATTGCAGGATGATCCGATGCAGGCGCGGCCCGCTCAGCCCCTCCGTCAGCCCCACGAACATCGGCGTCACGCCCATGGCGTCCACGGCCACGAACAGCGGAACGAAGCAGAGCCAGAAGTCCCTCACGGCCGCCCCTCCCCTTCCGGCGCCTCCACGTCCAGCAGCCGCGCGATCAGCCCCGGCAACTCGCACGCGCTCTGCGCCAGGGCATCGGCGGCCGACAGATCCGCGGCGGTGCCCATGCCGTAGGTGACGCCGATGGCGGGCAGACCGCCGGCGTGCGCCGCGTCCACGTCGATCTCGCGGTCGCCGACCATCACGGCCGGGCGAGCGGGCAGGCGCACGAGCAGTTCACGGATCATGGATGCCTTGCTGTCGCCGTCGCGCTCCAGGTGACGGATTGCGCTGAAGAACGGCCGCAAACCGAACCCGTCGACGACGGCGTCCACGTAGGGCTTCGGGCCGTTCGTGCAGATGGCCAGCGTCGTGCCCTGCGCGCGGAGGGCAGCGAGGACCTCCGGCACGCCCGGGTACAGCCCGCCGGCCTCGGTGACCAGAGCGGTCTCGCGGTCGTCCACCTCCGCCGCGATGCGCGGGCCGAGGTCCGGCCCGGCCAGGGAGCACAGCCAGGCGTGCAGTTCGGGCGTCGGCCGGCCGATGAACGGCCGGATCGCCTCGGGAGGCGGCGCCGGCAGGCCGTGCGCCTCGAAGGTGCGCTGCACGGCCGGCACCGTCACGACGTCCGCCCGGAAAAGCGTGCCGTCCAGGTCGAATATGGCAAGTCCCCTGCGCGTCATGACGCTCCTGTCCGTGATCCCCATCTCACCGTCGCGGCCACCACAGCATACGCGCACCCGCGGGCCGATGCACGTGCATGCGACACTTGCAGGAAGGGCCGCATTTGCGGATAATGTTCCGGCCCCTATCCTGCGTAAGGACCGCAGCATGCGATACGTCTCCACACGCGGCGGCGTGGCGCCGATCGCCTTCCAGCCGGCTGTGCTGATGGGGCTGGCTGACGACGGCGGCCTGCTGATCCCGGAGTCCATCCCCGACGTTTCCGACCGCCTCGACGACTGGCGGGCGCTGGACTATCCCGCCCTCGCGTTCGAGGTCATGCGCCTGTACGCCACGGATGTGCCGGACGAGGGACTGCGCACGCTGGTCGAGGCGACCTACGGGGCATCATACGGCGGGCCGGTTGCGCCCACGGTGCAGGCGGGCCCGCTGCACGTGCTGGAGCTGTTCCACGGGCCGACGCTGGCCTTCAAGGACGTCGCGCTGCAGTTCCTGGGCAACCTGTTCTCGCATATCCTCGGCCGCACGGGCCGCCGTCTGAACATCCTGTGCGCCACCAGCGGCGACACCGGCAGCGCCGCCATCTACGGCTGCCGCGGCCGCCCGGGCATCGACATCTTCATCCTGCACCCGCACGGACGCGTCTCGCCGATTCAGGAACGTCAGATGACGACGGTCCTGGACGAGAACGTCCACAACATCGCGATCGAGGGCATCTTCGACGACTGCCAGGCCATCGTGAAGACGCTCGCCTCGGACCTCGAGTTCAAGGCGGCCGCCTCGCTCGGGGCCGTCAACTCCATCAACTGGGCGCGCGTGCTGGCACAGATCGTGTACTACTTCCGCGCCTGCTTCGACACCTGTGCGGCCACCGGCGCCGACCGCGTCCGCTTCTGCGTGCCGACGGGCAACTTCGGCGACATCCTGGCGGCCTGGTACGCCCTGCGCATGGGCCTCCCCATCGAACGCCTGATCCTGGCCACGAACGAGAACGACATCCTGGCCGGCTTCTTCCGCACCGGACGCTACGAACGCGGCGCGCTCCACAGAACCCTGGCCCCGGCGATGGACATCCAGGTCTCCAGCAACTTCGAGCGCTACCTCTATCACCGGGTCGGACGCGACGCCGGCCGGCTCCGCACGCTGATGCAGGAGTTCGCACGCTCGGGCGCCCTGGCCATCGATCCCGGGCCGGACGGCGTCGTCGATGCGGAGTTCGTTGCGGATTCATGCACCATGGACGACTGCCTGGACACGATCCGCCGCTGGCACCGGGACCACGGCTACCTGCTGGACCCGCACACGGCCGTCGGCGTGGCGGTCGCCGCGCGGCGCATCGCCGCGCGGCAGGATGCCGGCAGCCCCATCGTCTGCGTCGGCACGGCCCATCCGGCCAAGTTCCCGGACGCCATTCGCCGGGCCACGGGCCGGGACCCGGCGCCTCACCCGGCCATCGACGCCCTCATGGACCGGCCGACGCGCTGCGCTGTGCTCCCCAACGACCCGGAGGCCGTCCGTCGGGCCATCCTCAGCGCCCTGGCGTGAGAGGGCGCAGCTGGCCAGGACTCGGTGCGCGCGCGGTCCCTTTGCGCGTGCCGGACTCGGGCAGTATAATCGCCTCGGGCCGGCATCCGCCGTGTGTCCACTCTCGAATCGGCCTGCGGACGGCCGGCGACCGGCCGGATTGCGGAGCAGTATCATTATGACACAGCTTCAGACTGCCAGAGACGGCCGGATCACCCCCCTCATGCGCGAGGCCGCCGCCGCCGAGGGCCTGGAGGCGGAGGAACTGCGCCGGCGGATCGCGGACGGTTCCGTGGTCCTGCCGGCCAACGTCGCCCGACCCGGCCTCCGCGCGGTGCCCAT includes:
- a CDS encoding threonine synthase, which produces MRYVSTRGGVAPIAFQPAVLMGLADDGGLLIPESIPDVSDRLDDWRALDYPALAFEVMRLYATDVPDEGLRTLVEATYGASYGGPVAPTVQAGPLHVLELFHGPTLAFKDVALQFLGNLFSHILGRTGRRLNILCATSGDTGSAAIYGCRGRPGIDIFILHPHGRVSPIQERQMTTVLDENVHNIAIEGIFDDCQAIVKTLASDLEFKAAASLGAVNSINWARVLAQIVYYFRACFDTCAATGADRVRFCVPTGNFGDILAAWYALRMGLPIERLILATNENDILAGFFRTGRYERGALHRTLAPAMDIQVSSNFERYLYHRVGRDAGRLRTLMQEFARSGALAIDPGPDGVVDAEFVADSCTMDDCLDTIRRWHRDHGYLLDPHTAVGVAVAARRIAARQDAGSPIVCVGTAHPAKFPDAIRRATGRDPAPHPAIDALMDRPTRCAVLPNDPEAVRRAILSALA
- a CDS encoding MarC family protein, whose protein sequence is MRDFWLCFVPLFVAVDAMGVTPMFVGLTEGLSGPRLHRIILQSLVVALAVGLLFLAVGKAVLALLGVSIADFMVAGGTLLFVLSVRDLVTVEKTERQVDPDSLGAVPLGVPLIAGPAVLTTSLLLLNQHGIVPTAAALTVNVLIAGGLFWVSPGLNRVLGKAGSKALSKLASLLLAAIGVMIVRRGIEMLLAGA
- a CDS encoding HAD hydrolase-like protein — its product is MTRRGLAIFDLDGTLFRADVVTVPAVQRTFEAHGLPAPPPEAIRPFIGRPTPELHAWLCSLAGPDLGPRIAAEVDDRETALVTEAGGLYPGVPEVLAALRAQGTTLAICTNGPKPYVDAVVDGFGLRPFFSAIRHLERDGDSKASMIRELLVRLPARPAVMVGDREIDVDAAHAGGLPAIGVTYGMGTAADLSAADALAQSACELPGLIARLLDVEAPEGEGRP